In the Nicotiana tabacum cultivar K326 chromosome 16, ASM71507v2, whole genome shotgun sequence genome, one interval contains:
- the LOC142170277 gene encoding uncharacterized protein LOC142170277 → MENQANKHRSDRQFKERDWVYVKIQPYRQVTMSGGQFSKLSAKYYGPYQVLQKIGNVAYKLSLPSQLLLHPTFHVSQLKKCYELPKTTSHPLIVELSSPCFPEPYKILERRMIQKGNKAVAQVLVQWDQLPPDRAIWQDYSALETRFPLFLR, encoded by the coding sequence ATGGAAAATCAAGCAAACAAACACAGGTCGGATAGGCAATTCAAAGAGAGGGATTGGGTATATGTCAAGATTCAGCCCTATAGGCAGGTCACCATGTCAGGAGGGCAATTTTCTAAGCTTTCAGCTAAGTATTATGGGCCCTATCAGGTACTACAAAAGATAGGAAATGTTGCCTATAAGCTATCTCTTCCTTCTCAACTATTGCTACATCCAACTTTTCATGTGTCCCAACTCAAGAAATGCTATGAGCTGCCAAAAACAACATCTCATCCTCTTATAGTTGAATTGTCAAGCCCTTGTTTCCCTGAGCCATATAAAATCTTAGAGAGGCGTATGATCCAAAAGGGGAACAAGGCAGTGGCACAGGTTCTAGTTCAATGGGACCAATTGCCACCAGATCGAGCTATATGGCAGGACTACTCAGCTTTGGAAACTCGTTTCCCTCTTTTCCTTCGTTGA